One Nostoc punctiforme PCC 73102 DNA window includes the following coding sequences:
- a CDS encoding molecular chaperone, translating into MNPFQLNKYSDQEPEKQQKRFPGWFALDFGTSNSTVTLFDPIEVPIAEILPKEQEMRLRDRLSQWLSSPASVALPDVSDDDWAKFITEISKNLDIDPSKLSEVFESDNKERFLEAIRQIELSLGNSERFRRAVSKKLYQIYHEVFRVPTLESQNLIPVVLDIDRRDTEIPSELEISQLGDLKLRMGREARDNRKKAIAQGTSSSLKEIISRFHHSPKRYFGQERSFSVILDGEEKIITANQLIQSAWAHLIELTEDYRQRAQRRFSEGTFLTAVVTYPTVAPPVVRKEVKEFVEQLGIDDVQTAYDEAVSVAIFFLWREFGGNLNIGIESFKTRCRQVGNKWSQNVLVLDIGGGTTDLALIELTLEDKTPTFADYEDRGLGGRYYKLTPKLLGSSGHLQLGGELITLRIFRLLKVVIADFLLAAVTTGDIESEKLEDLISSELNERFLEQGKFKNGSLLKCLDKDNPEGDIAYKDALDTAEKVLPTRWQQAPQRLQSFYILWDHAEAAKLKLGQKAPADNSLLTFTLSEQQISELLTQSAIKLQVKDPNSICVTLDNYQFERATVSGIKEAIGIAKGLMESRLRPDEIAKDSWNSQKVDWLILSGKTCNLDIVQRQIYQEFSKSPYFVWNPERITFVLEFTKLATSAGACYAEKLRRLRFDPEESKSLLRKGANQLEIDVKNLFYYLPCNFKRKTQSNDLLTIFKAGQELYQLAPWETVAKVRTAWQGIQLTNIIYRQDYEDGDLRLWGSFDGKNLMNKLGMQEAEFLKKIKVQFEIDQTLEFNVLLCQGNPHYLIDIPGIDLESVVSETSPLFADGKLNWNIAVEGFNKDLNDGDIAVNVIESATVDQPDAYHLVFEVGNDGSKLFKKFHYLRDGVTEPGIGLISNPLPPFPQTGQHTFYIYHTDTETNSKKWIRIGALSKPDVTTDYPCQYRVTLDDQGILRMHAGEVPYWTSNSQECLKEEGCIYIAELELQPNEVDKERDPFCGIH; encoded by the coding sequence ATGAACCCTTTTCAACTCAACAAATATAGCGATCAAGAACCAGAGAAACAACAAAAAAGATTTCCGGGATGGTTTGCTTTAGATTTTGGTACATCGAACTCTACAGTTACACTTTTCGATCCGATTGAAGTGCCGATCGCAGAAATTCTCCCAAAAGAACAAGAAATGCGGTTGCGCGATCGCTTATCACAATGGCTGAGTTCTCCCGCTTCAGTTGCTTTACCAGATGTTAGCGATGATGATTGGGCAAAATTCATCACAGAAATTAGCAAAAACCTGGATATAGATCCAAGCAAATTGAGTGAAGTTTTTGAAAGTGACAATAAAGAGCGTTTTTTAGAAGCAATTCGCCAAATTGAACTTTCTTTAGGAAACAGCGAGAGGTTTCGCCGTGCTGTCAGCAAAAAACTTTACCAAATCTATCATGAGGTGTTCCGCGTCCCTACCCTAGAGTCGCAAAATCTGATCCCAGTTGTGCTGGATATCGATCGCCGCGATACGGAAATTCCCAGCGAGTTGGAAATTTCGCAGTTAGGGGACTTAAAACTGCGGATGGGTAGAGAAGCTAGAGATAACCGCAAAAAAGCGATCGCTCAAGGTACCAGCAGTTCTTTAAAGGAAATTATCAGCAGGTTTCACCATTCACCCAAACGCTATTTTGGTCAGGAGCGATCGTTTTCAGTTATTTTGGATGGTGAAGAAAAAATAATTACCGCAAATCAACTGATTCAATCTGCTTGGGCGCATTTAATCGAGTTAACTGAAGATTATCGCCAACGCGCCCAACGTAGATTTTCAGAAGGAACTTTTTTGACAGCAGTTGTCACCTACCCCACCGTCGCCCCACCAGTTGTTCGCAAAGAAGTTAAGGAATTTGTTGAGCAATTGGGGATAGATGATGTCCAAACTGCTTATGATGAAGCCGTTTCTGTGGCAATATTCTTTTTATGGCGAGAATTTGGCGGTAATCTGAATATTGGCATCGAGTCATTCAAAACTCGTTGCCGTCAAGTAGGAAATAAATGGTCACAAAATGTCCTCGTTTTGGATATCGGCGGCGGAACCACAGACTTAGCTTTAATTGAACTGACTTTAGAAGACAAAACCCCAACTTTTGCTGATTATGAAGACCGGGGTTTAGGAGGACGTTACTATAAACTCACCCCCAAACTATTAGGTTCATCCGGTCATTTACAGTTAGGTGGTGAGTTAATTACACTGCGAATTTTTAGATTATTAAAAGTTGTGATCGCAGATTTTTTATTGGCAGCAGTAACAACAGGTGATATTGAAAGCGAAAAACTAGAAGATTTAATTAGTTCTGAGTTAAACGAACGCTTTTTAGAACAAGGCAAATTCAAAAATGGCAGTCTTTTAAAATGTCTAGATAAAGATAATCCAGAAGGCGATATTGCTTATAAAGATGCCCTAGATACTGCCGAGAAAGTATTACCCACTCGTTGGCAACAAGCACCCCAACGCTTGCAATCCTTTTATATTCTCTGGGATCATGCAGAAGCAGCTAAACTTAAACTTGGGCAAAAGGCACCAGCAGATAATTCTCTTTTAACCTTCACACTTTCTGAACAACAAATTTCTGAACTGCTCACTCAAAGTGCCATTAAATTGCAAGTCAAAGATCCAAATAGCATCTGCGTTACTCTAGATAACTACCAGTTTGAACGAGCCACCGTTTCAGGAATTAAGGAAGCGATCGGTATTGCTAAAGGATTGATGGAAAGTCGCTTACGTCCCGATGAGATCGCCAAAGATTCTTGGAATTCCCAAAAAGTAGATTGGTTAATTCTGTCTGGAAAAACTTGTAATTTAGACATAGTACAGCGCCAAATTTACCAAGAATTTAGTAAGTCTCCATATTTTGTGTGGAATCCAGAACGAATTACTTTTGTGCTGGAATTTACCAAATTAGCCACCTCTGCCGGTGCTTGCTATGCCGAAAAACTACGAAGATTAAGATTCGATCCAGAAGAGTCAAAAAGCTTGCTGCGTAAGGGAGCCAACCAGCTAGAAATTGATGTCAAAAATCTATTTTATTATTTGCCTTGTAACTTCAAACGCAAAACCCAGAGTAACGATTTACTAACCATATTTAAGGCTGGACAAGAACTCTATCAACTTGCACCTTGGGAAACTGTCGCCAAGGTTCGTACTGCATGGCAAGGAATCCAATTAACTAATATTATTTACCGTCAAGACTACGAAGATGGAGATTTACGACTATGGGGTAGCTTCGACGGTAAAAACCTCATGAATAAACTGGGAATGCAAGAGGCAGAGTTCCTGAAAAAAATTAAAGTTCAGTTTGAGATTGACCAAACCCTTGAATTTAATGTGTTGCTTTGTCAGGGAAATCCCCATTATTTAATTGATATTCCTGGCATTGATTTGGAATCGGTTGTTTCTGAAACATCACCCCTATTTGCTGATGGTAAATTGAATTGGAATATTGCTGTTGAAGGTTTCAATAAAGATTTAAATGATGGTGATATTGCCGTCAATGTTATTGAGTCCGCAACTGTCGATCAACCAGATGCCTATCATCTTGTATTCGAAGTAGGAAATGATGGGAGTAAATTGTTCAAAAAATTTCACTATCTGCGCGATGGTGTGACGGAGCCAGGAATTGGGTTAATTAGTAATCCCTTGCCTCCATTTCCACAAACTGGCCAGCACACTTTTTATATTTATCATACAGACACGGAAACCAACAGCAAAAAATGGATACGAATTGGCGCACTCAGCAAACCAGATGTGACAACAGATTACCCTTGCCAATATCGTGTAACTCTTGACGATCAAGGCATTCTGCGGATGCACGCTGGTGAAGTACCTTACTGGACATCAAACAGTCAGGAATGCCTAAAAGAAGAGGGATGTATTTATATTGCTGAATTAGAATTGCAACCCAATGAAGTTGATAAAGAACGCGATCCATTTTGCGGCATACATTAA